A DNA window from Theobroma cacao cultivar B97-61/B2 chromosome 5, Criollo_cocoa_genome_V2, whole genome shotgun sequence contains the following coding sequences:
- the LOC18598624 gene encoding hydroxymethylglutaryl-CoA lyase, mitochondrial — MIAARRVDKISRLKGTPAPKSMTTVIGGGATPSSSSSSSLKALNKGSLLWREFFYPKNRLLGNNNRDPGYLSTYHYSSICNHRPTNKVLRNLPGYVKIVEVGPRDGLQNEKEIVPTTVKVQLIKMLVSSGLTVVEATSFVSPKWVPQLADAKDVMDAIQNIQGGRFPVLTPNLKGFEAAVAAGAKEVAIFASASESFSKSNINCSIKDSLARYRDVASAARELSLPVRGYISCVVGCPVEGTVPPSKVAYVAKQLFDMGCSEISLGDTIGVGTPGTVIPMLENVIHVVPIDKLAVHFHDTYGQALSNILISLQMGISTVDSSVSGLGGCPYAKGASGNVATEDVVYMLNGLGVETHVDLEKLMLAGDFICKHLGRPSSSKTAVALSSKKANSKL; from the exons ATGATAGCGGCAAGGCGTGTTGATAAGATATCTCGCCTGAAAGGTACTCCCGCCCCAAAGTCGATGACTACCGTAATCGGAGGCGGAGCCAccccttcttcttcttcttcttcttcgctGAAAGCTCTCAA CAAGGGGTCATTGCTTTGGAGAGAATTCTTTTACCCTAAAAATAGGCTACTTGGTAATAATAATCGTGATCCTGGCTATTTGTCAACTTACCATTACAGCTCCATTTGTAATCATAGACCCACAAATAAG GTTTTAAGAAACCTTCCAGGATATGTGAAGATTGTGGAGGTTGGTCCAAGGGACGGATtgcaaaatgaaaaggaaatagTACCAACCACTGTAAAGGTCCAGTTGATAAAAATGCTAGTTTCTTCAGGATTGACTGTCGTCGAGGCAACAAGTTTTGTCTCGCCAAAATGGGTTCCACAG CTGGCAGATGCAAAGGATGTAATGGATGCAATCCAGAATATTCAAGGAGGAAGATTTCCAGTGTTAACGCCCAACCTTAAA GGTTTTGAAGCTGCTGTTGCAGCTGGAGCCAAGGAAGTGGCCATCTTTGCCTCAGCTTCTGAGTCTTTTTCTAAGTCAAACATAAATTGTAGCATCAAAGATAGTCTTGCTCGTTATAGAGATGTTGCTTCTGCTGCCAGAGAGCTCTCACTTCCAGTTCGAGG ATATATATCCTGTGTTGTTGGTTGTCCGGTGGAAGGAACGGTGCCTCCATCAAAAGTGGCATATGTGGCTAAACAGCTCTTTGATATGGGTTGCTCTGAAATTTCCCTTGGTGATACAATTGGTGTTGGTACACCTG GTACTGTCATTCCAATGCTTGAAAACGTTATTCATGTTGTCCCAATTGATAAGCTCGCTGTCCATTTTCATGACACTTATGGGCAAGCTCTTTCAAATATTCTAATATCGCTCCAA ATGGGGATCAGCACTGTGGATTCATCTGTTTCCGGTCTTGGAGGTTGTCCATATGCTAAAGGTGCTTCAGGAAATGTTGCCACTGAGGATGTTGTTTACATGCTCAATGGACTTGGAGTAGAGACACATGTGGATCTTGAAAAGCTCATGTTGGCTGGGGATTTTATCTGCAAGCATTTAGGGCGGCCATCTAGTTCCAAGACAGCAGTTGCCTTAAGTAGTAAGAAAGCTAACTCCAAGCTTTAA